From the genome of Blautia pseudococcoides, one region includes:
- a CDS encoding glutamyl-tRNA amidotransferase: MACCYVGAVCFFTVGGISVYAAGDPLTVVNNLSTFIFSLIRAIGLILLGFGVVQVGLSLKSHDPSQRANGFLTLAGGVIITFAKEILDLIMG, from the coding sequence ATGGCATGCTGTTATGTGGGCGCTGTCTGCTTTTTCACGGTCGGAGGTATCTCCGTCTATGCCGCAGGGGATCCGCTGACGGTGGTCAATAACCTGTCCACCTTTATTTTTTCGCTCATCCGTGCCATCGGCCTGATCCTGCTGGGGTTTGGCGTGGTACAGGTGGGACTGAGCCTAAAGAGCCATGACCCAAGCCAGAGGGCAAACGGATTTCTGACACTGGCAGGAGGGGTCATTATCACCTTTGCAAAAGAAATCCTGGACCTGATCATGGGATAG
- a CDS encoding DUF4313 domain-containing protein — MEEQKTLGYDWEFGHEELMLEVGAYTYGDRLYIGLCHMEEGRKESFADLTINLPYSPAEQNEAYIDTFAEKSKLNFIRKHKLGKVLPETGYSGYARYRKVAFDLDRLASFDQKGVEKYRKLHEPPKENKQKKRNRGEVR, encoded by the coding sequence ATGGAAGAACAAAAAACATTGGGATATGATTGGGAGTTTGGACATGAGGAACTGATGCTGGAGGTAGGGGCTTACACTTATGGCGACCGGCTGTATATCGGGCTGTGCCATATGGAAGAGGGGAGGAAAGAGTCTTTTGCAGACCTGACAATCAACCTCCCCTACTCGCCGGCGGAACAAAATGAGGCGTATATCGATACCTTTGCCGAGAAGAGCAAGCTAAATTTTATCCGGAAACACAAGCTGGGGAAGGTGCTTCCGGAGACCGGGTATTCCGGGTATGCCAGATACCGCAAGGTAGCCTTTGACCTGGACCGGCTGGCAAGCTTCGACCAGAAGGGTGTGGAGAAGTACCGGAAACTGCATGAGCCGCCAAAGGAAAACAAACAGAAAAAAAGAAACAGAGGGGAGGTACGTTAG
- a CDS encoding PrgI family protein: MEVKMNKEIRNYNESMFFGLDFRQCAFSLLAVLAAIGIYFGTRDILGEEFTGWLSILGAAPFAACGFFKYHGMTAEQFLWAVIKSELFYPKRLVSKPENLYYACLEEGIRAGEQTGKDGTEILMKRRKAAQNKSRKPVKKKGRGNAFD, encoded by the coding sequence ATGGAAGTAAAAATGAATAAGGAAATCCGCAACTACAACGAATCCATGTTTTTTGGCCTTGATTTCCGGCAGTGTGCCTTTTCCCTATTGGCGGTTCTTGCCGCAATAGGCATTTATTTTGGTACAAGGGATATCCTTGGCGAAGAATTCACAGGCTGGCTTAGTATTTTGGGGGCAGCCCCTTTTGCCGCCTGCGGTTTTTTCAAATACCACGGGATGACGGCGGAACAGTTTTTGTGGGCAGTGATAAAATCGGAACTTTTCTATCCGAAAAGGCTGGTGTCCAAACCGGAAAATCTGTATTACGCCTGTCTGGAGGAGGGCATACGGGCCGGGGAACAGACAGGGAAAGACGGGACGGAAATCCTTATGAAGCGCAGGAAGGCCGCCCAGAACAAAAGCAGGAAACCTGTAAAGAAAAAGGGAAGGGGGAATGCGTTTGATTAA
- a CDS encoding VirB4-like conjugal transfer ATPase, CD1110 family codes for MIKTLNQAVKMDREKFKVPKSVQQFIPIRRIWRDGIFQTGNKFSKTFRFSDINYSIASKEDKTEMFLDYSELLNALDSGTSAKITLNNRRINKEEFEQSLLIPMKEDGLDEYRREYNEMLLSKVSGTNNSIYQERYLTISIHKKNIDEARTYFARVGTDIITHLAKLSSVGEELDAEERLQIFRDFFRADMPQSFPFDLKAFAQKGHSFKDWICPDSMEFHKDYFKAGERFGRVLFMQDYASYVKDDMVSEQCDLSRDLMLSIDILPVPTDEAVREIQNKLLGVETNVTNWQRRQNANNNFSAIVPYDMELQRKETKEMLDDLTTRDQRMMFGLLTMVHMADTKEQLDSDTDTLLSVARKHLCQMAVLKWQQVDGLNTVLPYGLRKINALRTLTTESTAVLIPFHTQEIMQPGGIYYGQNAVSKNMLVADRRKLLNGNSFRLGVSGSGKSFSAKEEIVDLALSTEDDILILDPESEFGSLVEALQGEVVKISATSNTHLNALDMDSAYGNDKNPLIEKSEFILSLFEQLVGAGNLSAKEKSILDRCTADVYRDYMRGGYTGEVPTLKDLYRQLMLQPEEEARGLALSAELFINGSLNTFAQHTNVDTKSRIIAYDIRELGEQLMPLGMLVTLDSIFNRVIQNWKRGRTTWIFADEFYLLFRYQYSADFFYRLYKRIRKYNGFVTGLTQNVEELLKSDTARLMLANSEFLILLNQSSTDREELANLLNISDNQLSYITNVSAGHGLIRCAGNIVPFENSFPKGKLYRLMTTTPGEN; via the coding sequence TTGATTAAAACATTAAATCAGGCAGTCAAAATGGACCGGGAGAAATTCAAAGTCCCAAAGTCCGTACAGCAGTTCATCCCGATCCGCAGGATCTGGCGGGACGGGATCTTTCAAACAGGCAATAAATTTTCAAAAACCTTTCGGTTTTCTGATATCAATTATTCCATTGCAAGCAAAGAGGACAAGACAGAGATGTTCCTTGATTACTCGGAACTCTTAAATGCACTGGATTCCGGCACATCTGCCAAGATCACGCTGAACAACAGAAGGATCAACAAAGAGGAATTTGAACAGTCCCTTTTAATTCCGATGAAAGAGGATGGACTGGATGAGTACCGCAGGGAGTATAACGAAATGCTCTTATCCAAAGTCAGCGGCACAAACAACAGTATCTATCAGGAAAGGTATCTGACCATCAGCATCCATAAGAAGAACATTGACGAGGCGAGGACGTATTTTGCACGTGTGGGTACGGACATCATCACCCATCTGGCAAAGCTCTCCTCTGTGGGGGAGGAGCTGGACGCAGAGGAACGGCTGCAGATCTTCCGGGATTTCTTCCGGGCGGACATGCCCCAGAGCTTCCCTTTTGACCTGAAAGCATTTGCCCAAAAAGGGCACAGCTTCAAGGATTGGATCTGCCCGGACTCCATGGAGTTTCACAAGGACTATTTCAAGGCAGGGGAACGCTTTGGGAGGGTGCTGTTCATGCAGGATTACGCCAGCTACGTGAAGGATGACATGGTGTCGGAGCAGTGCGACTTAAGCCGGGACCTGATGCTGTCCATTGACATCCTGCCAGTCCCTACGGATGAAGCGGTGCGGGAGATCCAGAACAAGCTGCTGGGCGTGGAAACCAATGTGACCAACTGGCAGAGGCGGCAGAACGCCAACAATAACTTTTCTGCCATTGTTCCCTATGATATGGAGCTCCAGAGAAAGGAGACCAAGGAAATGCTGGATGACCTGACCACCAGAGACCAGCGGATGATGTTCGGCCTTCTGACCATGGTGCATATGGCAGACACCAAGGAACAGCTGGATTCTGATACGGATACCCTGCTGTCCGTGGCCAGAAAACACCTGTGCCAGATGGCAGTCTTGAAGTGGCAGCAAGTGGACGGTCTGAACACAGTCCTTCCTTATGGACTGCGCAAGATCAATGCCCTGCGCACCTTGACCACAGAGTCCACGGCAGTGCTGATCCCCTTCCATACACAGGAGATCATGCAGCCCGGGGGCATCTACTACGGACAGAACGCAGTCAGCAAAAACATGCTGGTGGCAGACCGGAGGAAGCTGCTCAACGGGAACTCTTTCCGTCTGGGCGTGAGCGGCTCCGGGAAGAGCTTTTCCGCAAAGGAAGAGATCGTGGATCTGGCGCTTTCCACAGAAGATGACATCCTGATCCTGGACCCGGAATCCGAGTTCGGCTCTCTTGTGGAGGCGCTGCAGGGGGAAGTGGTGAAGATATCCGCCACCTCGAATACCCATCTGAATGCACTGGATATGGATTCCGCCTATGGCAATGACAAAAATCCCCTGATCGAAAAATCAGAGTTCATCCTCTCCCTGTTCGAGCAGCTGGTGGGGGCCGGGAACCTGTCGGCAAAGGAAAAGTCCATTCTGGACCGCTGTACGGCGGATGTCTACCGGGATTATATGCGGGGCGGCTATACCGGGGAGGTACCGACACTGAAAGATTTGTACCGCCAGTTGATGCTCCAGCCAGAAGAAGAAGCCAGAGGGCTGGCACTGTCGGCAGAACTGTTCATCAACGGAAGCCTCAACACCTTTGCACAGCACACCAACGTGGATACGAAAAGCCGCATCATTGCCTATGATATCCGGGAATTGGGCGAGCAGCTGATGCCCCTTGGCATGCTGGTAACGCTGGACAGCATCTTCAACCGGGTCATCCAGAACTGGAAGCGGGGCAGGACGACCTGGATCTTTGCAGATGAATTCTATCTGTTGTTCCGGTACCAGTACAGTGCGGACTTTTTCTATCGGCTTTATAAGAGGATAAGGAAATATAACGGCTTTGTGACCGGGCTGACCCAGAACGTGGAGGAGCTTTTGAAATCAGATACGGCAAGGCTCATGCTGGCGAACAGTGAATTTTTGATCCTGCTGAACCAGTCCAGCACGGACCGGGAGGAGCTGGCAAACCTTCTGAACATTTCCGATAACCAGCTCAGCTACATCACCAATGTCAGCGCCGGGCATGGGCTGATCCGCTGTGCCGGGAACATCGTGCCCTTCGAGAACTCATTCCCCAAGGGAAAACTATATCGTTTGATGACAACAACGCCAGGCGAAAACTAA
- a CDS encoding lysozyme family protein: MKDIKTKEHSSKPKTRNPASRMPKELVRTAALEMKEKSRRISDGKDSSVSGLSPSEYASGKLESAETWTASKAGEAARAAGHKAVKKSYEKIRQRKRDGHTQEAEETAEAASGAVRDSMKTSGDSASMGRNAAAQTGSRQKETVKTSAEQAVKQGKIKVKPQDNLLPSVEQKYVVKKAPRTIRSPVMGKPPSGIKAGYHQSKQAARGMQAAKKSAAASIQMTKNTASGTKTAAKGAAAGIKAAASAVRSVFMALGAAGGGIVLFLILIAGIIGGAAFSGGTSSAEPLSAEVLAYTSTIQKYASQYGIPEYVPVIQAIMMQESGGRGTDPMQSSECPYNTRYPNSPNAIQEPEYSIEVGIQYYASCVEEAGCGSPYDMDKLKLSLQGYNCVKRS; this comes from the coding sequence ATGAAAGACATTAAGACGAAAGAGCACAGCAGTAAGCCAAAGACCAGAAATCCCGCTTCCAGAATGCCCAAGGAACTGGTTCGGACTGCTGCATTGGAGATGAAGGAAAAATCCCGCCGGATTTCTGATGGGAAAGACAGCAGCGTAAGCGGGCTGTCCCCCTCAGAATATGCCAGTGGGAAACTGGAGTCGGCTGAAACGTGGACAGCCTCCAAAGCAGGGGAAGCCGCCAGGGCCGCAGGGCATAAGGCTGTGAAAAAGTCCTATGAAAAGATTAGGCAGCGCAAGCGGGACGGGCATACACAGGAGGCGGAAGAGACAGCAGAGGCAGCGTCAGGCGCTGTCCGTGATTCTATGAAAACTTCCGGAGACAGCGCTTCTATGGGAAGAAACGCTGCAGCACAGACAGGCAGCAGACAAAAGGAAACGGTAAAAACATCTGCAGAGCAAGCCGTGAAGCAGGGGAAGATCAAGGTAAAGCCGCAGGACAACCTCCTTCCGTCTGTAGAGCAAAAATATGTGGTCAAGAAAGCCCCCCGCACCATCAGATCCCCTGTGATGGGAAAACCCCCGTCAGGCATAAAGGCGGGATACCACCAGTCAAAACAGGCGGCAAGGGGAATGCAGGCAGCCAAAAAGAGCGCGGCAGCATCCATCCAGATGACAAAGAATACTGCATCCGGCACAAAAACAGCAGCTAAAGGTGCGGCGGCCGGCATAAAAGCAGCCGCATCAGCAGTAAGATCCGTCTTTATGGCTTTAGGAGCGGCCGGCGGCGGGATCGTCCTGTTCCTAATACTGATAGCAGGCATCATCGGCGGTGCTGCTTTTTCCGGAGGTACCTCCAGTGCAGAGCCGCTGAGCGCAGAGGTGCTGGCATACACATCCACGATACAAAAATACGCCAGCCAATACGGGATCCCGGAATATGTGCCCGTCATACAGGCGATCATGATGCAGGAATCCGGCGGCAGGGGGACGGACCCTATGCAGTCCTCCGAGTGTCCCTATAATACCAGATATCCCAACAGCCCCAATGCGATTCAGGAACCGGAGTATTCCATAGAGGTGGGAATCCAGTATTATGCATCCTGTGTGGAGGAGGCAGGATGCGGCAGCCCTTATGACATGGA